The nucleotide window AGGTGGACTACTTACCACTTAAATAGTAATTTTTCAAATTCTTATATGGACACCTCGAAAAATAATGTGGACACTTCTTCCACAGAATTGATTAACAGGCAAGATGCAGAGAATTTAGAATCTAACATGGACACCTCTCACCCTAACATGGACACCTCTCACCCTAACATGGACACCTCAGACAAAAATGACAATGATGAACTTGAGACAGGAACCAAATCAAGAATGAAAAAAGAAGACTTAGAAGTAATAATTCTTGAAGTTTGTAATGCAGAATATAAGACACTAGAAGAAATTGCAACTATTATAGGAAAGACGTCTAAATATTTAAAAAACAGCATTATACCAGACTTGGTTAAACATAAAAAATTAGAACGATTATATCCAAAAATTAACCATCCCCATCAGGCATATAAATCAGTAGGGATATAGCTTGAGCTTTCATAGATGGGCTTTGGATAATGATTTACTTTGTATAAGAAAAGCGGTTAATCAATGCCCAAGCTTTACTGAGGGATGTACCGCCTTTGAAAACCAAATGCTGTCTTGACTGCATTTCGAAAATTGCAGCCAATACTTGAACCACCCACCAATCTTTTTCGACCGCGTGTGCAGCCATACCTGTCTATTCTGCAATTTGGGTGTAGGCAATAATTTTACGATCATCCGAGAAAGCCAGCCATTTATTCATCTGTGTCTTTTTTTAATGCCTGACGCATAATGATTCTAATCCATTCGGGAGCCAATTTTATATCATGCCCCAATCGGTATGGATCTTCATTTTTTAGGTGATCAATTATTATTTGTTTTTCTTTTTCTGAAATATGGTCTTTACCAATTTCTCTTGCAGCCTGAATGACCAAGCTGCTTATTTTTCCAATGGCTGACAAATTTTTTGGGCTGGTCTTTTTGAATATGATTTTTCGTTTGCCTAAATCAATTTTCCGTGCAGCACCATCAGTAAGATATACCACATTCATAGGTATCTGAGTAGAAAGTCCTAAAGCATTTAGAGCCAAACTTCCTGTTGGGATTATTCGGGCTTTGTCTCTTTTTGCAATTGCCTGTGCAATTTCTTCAGTAGTGGGTTTTAAAATTCCAAAAACAGGGTGAGTTTCCAAACGGGCATAAATGCCTCTAGCCACTCGGGAAATCATTTCTTTTAAGACCAATCTTTCTAATGCTTTTGAAACGGCTTTTGCTGAACCAAAAGACAGGAAATCCTCAGTAAAAAATAGCGTACCCTTCTTGGCTTTTTTAATTTTAAAAATCACTTTATTATCAATGCTTTTCATAGTGTTTTAAAAAAATATTTGTCGCAAAAATAGTAAATATTTGCGACAAAATACCAATTTATTGATCATCATCTAACTACATCAGTAAAGACTAATTAGAAAGAGTTTTTAATTATAGGACAATCCTCTTCTCTGATTTTTTCTTCTTTTGCTTTTCAGTTGATTCGGTATATAATCTGGAGATTATTCAGCATGCATAAGCATATCCAATACTTTAACTAAATCAGGAATGGGAAGTATATTTTTTTGATCTTCAAGTTTATCAATTAATGATTCTATACAAGGAAGTTTTTCATAAATCTGATTCCTTTTTTCTTCATCAGCAATCTTAAATCCACAGCGTTCTTCAATGGCTTTGGCACTGTATTGTTTCCCCAAACTACTCCCGTTAAAAACGTTTTTGGTTGTATGATCTCCAGAGGTAGTAAGCCTTCAGAATTTCATCTTAAAACGGTATGAATTCTTTCTTTTCCCAACAAAAAATTTTACGATTTCAACCATTTTTCGGAGATTTTTTCAATGTGATTTTTGATTTCTTCCACCTTGTTGAAAAGGATTTTTTTCTCCAGTTCGTGGCGTATAATCCAAGCTTTGAATTCAGGAATTTGTTGGAGCGTATGCAGCTTTTTGACTGCTTGGTTGAAGTTGTTTCCCAAGGCATTGAGTTCGCTTCGCAAGCGAATCATTTCATACATAAATTCATCAACGGATTGGTTGCGGTAATTCATAGTTAGAGGCTCATTTAAAATATTTTTACGGGCATATTCACTTAATTTCCGACAGGTGGATTTACTGAATCTCCTGTGTATTTTTTGATATTCATCGGGCTTTAGACGTAAGTGAAGCCACTTGATTCTATTATTGTTTTGCTCTTCCATAATTAATCATTTATTATATTCTACAACTGTTTCCCTTTTTCAGTGTCACTGCCCACGAGTCCCGAGTGATAAGGCAGCAAGATTCGGTTGTGATACAAACGGACATCTTGCCGATTGCAGGAACATGGCAATCTTTCAGCTTTTTAAAAGTTTTTAGTGCTTTCAATTTTTCAAAAAACTAGCTAAAAGGGAGTAGTCCTCAAAAAACTTAAATAAGTTATAAGTGTATTTCACATTCTACGTCCCAAATGTTTTTTAGGAGCTTTTTCAGGATTCATAATCCAGTCGTTGAAATCTTTGTGATTTTTATAAAGTATACTTTCGTCTTTATATTTTGAACTCATTGAAAGTGCACGCTGAGTACAATTTATACCGGTAGTATCTCGGTCAAGATAAAGTCGAATTTGACTATGGTTTTCCATAAAAGGGCGTGCTCTTTCAAAGAAAGAAACGGAATTTAAAACAACAAAATCCTGACCCTTTTCGGGAAGATTTTTGGTTGTTGTCTTAAAAGATAAAAAGTCCATGAAGCCTTCAAAAACGAGAACCTCATTTGAGCCGTTATCTATGGTGGTAATATCTTTTGGCGAGCATCCGGTTTTGAAGTAAGGATTGCGAATTTCGTAACCACCTGAATCGTTTTTAAAACCAATCCCGAAATAGTTTTTGTTATTCAATTCATAACGGACTTCACGGCAAAATTGTTCGGCAATTTCGATGGGGATTTTTCTATCGTGAAGGTATTGCAAAAGAGATGGGGAAGTAAGAGGGAAATCTCTGAGTATTTTGATTTTACTTTCTCTGTCGACACTTTTATTTGAAGCAAAAGAGGTTGGCTGGTGAAGAGAAAAATCAGTGTCTAGCTTTTGCAAAAGTTCTCCAACGGAACAGTTATGATACAGTATTCCAAAATCAATTAGATTCCCTCCTTTTCCTAGTCCATGGTCAAACCATACATTCAATTTTTGGTTTA belongs to Flavobacterium gilvum and includes:
- a CDS encoding nucleotidyl transferase AbiEii/AbiGii toxin family protein; its protein translation is MAAHAVEKDWWVVQVLAAIFEMQSRQHLVFKGGTSLSKAWALINRFSYTK
- a CDS encoding DUF6088 family protein; its protein translation is MKSIDNKVIFKIKKAKKGTLFFTEDFLSFGSAKAVSKALERLVLKEMISRVARGIYARLETHPVFGILKPTTEEIAQAIAKRDKARIIPTGSLALNALGLSTQIPMNVVYLTDGAARKIDLGKRKIIFKKTSPKNLSAIGKISSLVIQAAREIGKDHISEKEKQIIIDHLKNEDPYRLGHDIKLAPEWIRIIMRQALKKDTDE
- a CDS encoding plasmid mobilization protein, which translates into the protein MEEQNNNRIKWLHLRLKPDEYQKIHRRFSKSTCRKLSEYARKNILNEPLTMNYRNQSVDEFMYEMIRLRSELNALGNNFNQAVKKLHTLQQIPEFKAWIIRHELEKKILFNKVEEIKNHIEKISEKWLKS
- a CDS encoding toprim domain-containing protein is translated as MDFRKKKLSAQEAKEIDLTSYLSSLGHQPVEIRNVDYWYRSPLRNEQEPSFKVNQKLNVWFDHGLGKGGNLIDFGILYHNCSVGELLQKLDTDFSLHQPTSFASNKSVDRESKIKILRDFPLTSPSLLQYLHDRKIPIEIAEQFCREVRYELNNKNYFGIGFKNDSGGYEIRNPYFKTGCSPKDITTIDNGSNEVLVFEGFMDFLSFKTTTKNLPEKGQDFVVLNSVSFFERARPFMENHSQIRLYLDRDTTGINCTQRALSMSSKYKDESILYKNHKDFNDWIMNPEKAPKKHLGRRM